The segment GAAGCATTGAATCGAAGCCCCGGTAAACGGCGGCCGTAACTATAACGGTCCTAAGGTAGCGAAATTCCTTGTCGGGTAAGTTCCGACCTGCACGAATGGTGTAACGATGTGCGCACTGTCTCGGCCATGAGCTCGGTGAAATTGTAGTCTCGGTGAAGATGCCGAGTACCCGCAACGGGACGGAAAGACCCCGTGAACCTTTACTGCAACTTCACATTGATTCTGGGTAAGTGATGTGTAGGATAGGACGGAGACTATGAAGCGGGTTCGCCAGGACTTGTGGAGTCATCCTTGAAATACGTCCCTTTGCTTACTTGGAACCTAACCCCGCTTTGCGGGGGACAGTGTGTGGTGGGTAGTTTGACTGGGGTGGTCGCCTCCAAAAGAGTAACGGAGGCTTCTAAAGGTGCCCTCATGGCGATTGGTAACCGCCAGTAGAGTATAATGGTATAAGGGCGCTTGACTGTGAGACTGACAAGTCGACCAGGTACGAAAGTAGAGCATAGTGATCCGGTGGTTCCGTATGGAAGGGCCATCGCTCAAAGGATAAAAGGTACTCCGGGGATAACAGGCTGATCGCTCCCAAGAGCTCATATCGACGGAGCGGTTTGGCACCTCGATGTCGGCTCGTCACATCCTGGGGCTGGAGAAGGTCCCAAGGGTTGGGCTGTTCGCCCATTAAAGTGGCACGCGAGCTGGGTTCAGAACGTCGTGAGACAGTTCGGTCCCTATCTGTTGTGGGCGTTGGAAATTTGAGAGGGCCTGCCGCTAGTACGAGAGGACCGCGGTGGACATACCTCTAGTGTACCTGTTGTGGCGCCAGCTGCATTGCAGGGTAGCTATGTGTGGAAGGGATAAGTGCTGAAAGCATCTAAGCACGAAGCCTGCCTCAAGATGAGATTTCCTTTAAGGGTCGTGAGAGACTATCACGTTGATAGGCTGCAGGTGGAAGTTCAGTGATGGGCGTAGCCGAGCAGTACTAATTACCCGTAGATTTTCCTTGCAAATTTTAAGGTTGTTTGCCAATTTAGATTCTTTTCCCGGTATGTTAAAAATATTTAAGTGTTGTGTACTTCCTGAATCAATCAGGAACTAAGCAAAGCAAAGATTTTAGGTGATTATTGCGGTGGGGCTCCACCTCTTCCCATTCCGAACAGAGAAGTTAAGCCCGCCAGCGCCGATGGTACTGCAGAAATGTGGGAGAGTAGGTCGTCGCCATTCTTTACCAGCCCGTTGTTCTCCAGAGCAACGGGCTTTTTGTTTCTATATAATAAGTTGAAAACGTTTTATTATGTAGAAACAAAGAAGAGCATTTTCGTTATCGCCGTATTCTTAATGGACTCCTCATTTATAATAAATTCAAACATGGTTTAGTTTTATTGTTATTTGGTGCGTTTTTTTGATGTATATTAACAGCCTTATGTTGATAAGCAATATCTGTTTTAAGCTGTTTAGAACCATTATAACTAAGATATTTGATGTTTTAATAGCTGAAATAGGTGTTTAGATATCTTAAAATATAGGTTTGATTGATTAAATCAGAATACCTTTTAACATATTGACTTCATCCTATAAACGCTGTATCTTGCATATTCAAGATATAAATAGAATGGTTCTTTTTGGGCTATTTAGGTTCTTAAATCTTTATTCAGTTTATTGGATAGGACAACTGATCAAACTAGGATTGACTAATAAAAGCGTGACTATGAAAAAACGATCTACTTCGGAAGTGATAAATCAGATATTTTTGAAAGGATGGAATATATTGAAGGGGTATAGTTTAAAGCTCCTTTTAGCTCTAACCGCAATCTTAGCTACAAATTTTATTTCCGAGGTAAGAGCACAGTATACATGGACGCCTACTATCGATGGAAATAAGTGTTCTAACGACAATTATCCATCTTCAGCAAGTGTAATAGATCCGAAAGATACTTCCCCTGATAAAAATGATATTCTTGAGGTATATTTTACGAGTGGAGAAAATGGTTCAGAAAATTTTTATATGTCTTTTTTGAGGCAAGCGTCTGCCAGTTCAAACTCATATATATTTATTCAATTTAATGTGGATGGACTTCTTTCAACCGGAGACTCTTTAGGTTCAGACTATGCGCTTATTTCTGAATTAAAAGCGGGTGTCATAACTACTGCAAATTTGTTTTCTTGGGGAGGGGCAGACTGGAATTCGACGCCAACGCCAGTTGCCGTTGATGCCAAGGGTGGGTTTGAAAATTGTACAGCCGGTGATTTCGGCAGGTTTATAGAAATTGCAATTCCATATGAAGGTATTAACTATGACGTGTGCTCTGGCGTGGATTTGCAGTTGACAAAAATTTATAGTTTGGCTGGAGGAAGTGTAACCTCCGCAAAAAAGGATGAGTTGTTCATTTCTACTGATATCGGTACATTCCATATTAACGATTCTCCAACTTTAACAACAGGACTAATGGATCCGTCAGGAGATGTCTGTACCGACCAAATATTTACGATTAGCACAATGGTATCTGACGCTGACAGTATAAAAAGTCAAACAGATTTTGATTCATACACCTTTGAGGTAGATACGAGTTATAGTGGTGGATATTTGAATTTTGAGGCGGTCGATCCGAGTGCATACACATTAACCTACTCTCAGGAGAATGACACGGCATGGAATTTAGAATTTTCATTTTCCTATCCAACTGTAGGGTCTAGGTATTTTGCTATACGAGTACTTGATCCATGGGATTGTGATTTAGATGTTATTGAGTCAACCTTAGTTGATGTTGTGGCGAATGAGAACTCACCTTACTTTGTATCTGGGTGTCCCGTAAATGGCGAAGTAAGCACTAGTTTGGGCGATTGTTTTTACACGCACAGTGGCACTAGCTGGGACGTAACCGCAACTGATGACGATCCGTGTGGTGATCCAACTGTCAGCTATTCACTTTTAGGAGTTACTTCGGGGACAGGATCAACACTCGACGGTGTTTCTTTTAATAAGGGAATAACGACAGTTACCTGGACTGCTAGCGATGGCGATCCAACACATGATGCAACATGTTCATTTACGGTTACTGTAAATGATACTGAAAAGCCGCAGGCGAATTGTCAGAATGTTACGATTTATCTCGATGGGAGTGGAAGTGCAGGTGTTACCCCATCCCAAATAGATAATGGATCAACTGACAATTGTGGGATCCAGAGTTTAAGTTTAAGTAAAACGAGTTTTAATTGTGATGATATAGGAAGCAACATTGTGATGCTAACGGTTACAGATCTTAGCGGCAATCCTGAAAGTTGTAACGCTATTGTTACTGTTATTGATAATATCAAACCGGTAATCTCAAATATTCCCGACGATGAATCGATTGAGTGCTCGTCTTGTATTCAGTCATTCTTAAACTCAGGATTTGAAGAGCCTGTCGAAAATGCAAATTCAAACAATGAAGATTATTTTGTGAGTTGGGGGGGGGGCTCAAATACTTGGATTTATTGGAATGAGGAAGGAGTTCCAGGTTGGCAAACTACAGCTTCTGATGGTATTATCGAACTACATCCGTCTGGTTATGATAATGTTGTCTCGGCTGATGGAAACCAACATGCAGAACTAAATGCAAACTATAATTCAGATTTGTATCAGGATTTTTGTACAATTCCTTCGACCTTTCTTAAAATAAAATTTGCACATGCAAAAAGAAGTAAGCCGAGTAATACAAACCCGGATATAATGGAAGTGTTAATGGGAGATCCGTCGAAAGACGAAAGTACATATACAACTTATGGGCCCTTCACTCAAACGCAAAACTCAGTATGGACTTATCATACAATCGATTTTCCTGTTCCAGCAGGACAAACAATGACTAGATTTATTTTTAGGGCAGTTCAAGGTAGCATAAGTTCTGTATCTGAAGGAAATCTAATTGATGATGTGAGTGTGGTTACTCTATTAGATCCTACAGTTATACCTACTGCTAGTGATAATTGCAGTGTGGAATTAGATTTATCTGAAACAAAAATAAATAATGTTTGTGATGACCAATTTCAATTGGTCCGTACCTGGACGGCGGTTGATCCAAGCGGAAATACAGTTACCGCGGAACAAGTAGTAACGGTTGGGGATTTTACGAAACCTGATTTATTTGGAGTTCCTGCAAACGTGACGGTATCTTGTGATAAAATTCCGGCAGTGGCTACAGTAACTGCAACCGATAATTGTGTCGATGATGTTTCAATAACTTTTAATGAAGTTAGAACAGATGGAGCGTGCGCGAATAGTTATACATTAACAAGAACCTGGACTGCGACTGATGCTTGTTCAAATGATACAACGGATAGTCAGGTGATTATAGTAACAGACGATATCGATCCACAAGTCGTTTGCCCAACGGATATAACCATCCAATGTAATGAATCTTCTGATCCCACCAATGTCGGCAAAGCAACAGCAACAGATAACTGTGATAGCAATCCTGTTATTACTTATTCGGATGAAATCGTTGCTGCGGGAAATTCACAAGAATATGAAATACATAGAAAATGGAAAGCAGCGGATGCTTGTGGAAATCTTGACTCGTGTATTCAAATTATAACCGTTGAAGACAACACCGATCCGGTAATCACCTCATGTGCAACAGCTGAGTCCGCAGATGCTGATGGCAGTTGTGAAGCGTTGGTCCCTGACTTTACAGGAGATGTTACTGCAAGTGATAATTGTACAACCGTTGGAAATCTGGTTATCACGCAATCTCCAGCAGCAGGCACTACAGTAACTACGGGAGTAAATGTAGTAACCATTACGGTAACCGATCAGGCGGGTAACGAAACCAGCTGTGATGTAAACTTTACAGTAGTTGACAACACCGATCCGGTAATCACCTCATGTGCAACAGCTGAGTCCGCAGATGCTGATGGCAGTTGTGAAGCGTTGGTCCCTGACTTTACAGGAGATGTTACTGCAAGTGATAATTGTACAACCGTTGGAAATCTGGTTATCACGCAATCTCCAGCAGCAGGCACTACAGTAACTACGGGAGTAAATGTAGTAACCATTACGGTAACCGATCAGGCGGGTAACGAAACCAGCTGTGATGTAAACTTTACAGTAGTTGACAACACCGATCCGGTAATCACCTCATGTGCAACAGCTGAGTCCGCAGATGCTGATGGCAGTTGTGAAGCGTTGGTCCCTGACTTTACAGGAGATGTTACTGCAAGTGATAATTGTACAACCGTTGGAAATCTGGTTATCACGCAATCTCCAGCAGCAGGCACTACAGTAACTACGGGAGTAAATGTAGTAACCATTACGGTAACCGATCAGGCGGGTAACGAAACCAGCTGTGATGTAAACTTTACAGTAGTTGACAACACCGATCCGGTAATCACCTCATGTGCAACAGCTGAGTCCGCAGATGCTGATGGCAGTTGTGAAGCGTTGGTCCCTGACTTTACAGGAGATGTTACTGCAAGTGATAATTGTACAACCGTTGGAAATCTGGTTATCACGCAATCTCCAATCTCCAGCAGCAGGCACTACAGTAACTACGGGAGTAAATGTAGTAACCATTACGGTAACCGATCAGGCGGGTAACGAAACCAGCTGTGATGTAAACTTTACAGTAGTTGACAACACCGATCCGGTAATCACCTCATGTGCAACAGCTGAGTCTGCACATGCCGATGGCAGTTGTGAAGCGTTGGTCCCTGACTTTACAGGAGATGTTACTGCAAGTGATAATTGTACAACCGTTGGAAATCTGGTTATCACGCAATCTCCAGCAGCAGGCACTACAGTAACTACGGGAGTAAATGTAGTAACCATTACGGTAACTGATCAGGCGGGTAACGAAACCAGCTGTGATGTAAACTTTACAGTAGTTGACAACACCGATCCGGTAATCACCTCATGTGCAACAGCTGAGTCCGCAGATGCTGATGGCAGTTGTGAAGCGTTGGTCCCTGACTTTACAGGAGATGTTACTGCAAGTGATAATTGTACAACCGTTGGAAATCTGGTTATCACGCAATCTCCAGCAGCAGGCACTACAGTAACTACGGGAGTAAATGTAGTAACCATTACGGTAACCGATCAGGCGGGTAACGAAACCAGCTGTGATGTAAACTTTACAGTAGTTGACAACACCGATCCGGTAATCACCTCATGTGCAACAGCTGAGTCCGCAGATGCTGATGGCAGTTGTGAAGCGTTGGTCCCTGACTTTACAGGAGATGTTACTGCAAGTGATAATTGTACAACCGTTGGAAATCTGGTTATCACGCAATCTCCAGCAGCAGGCACTACAGTAACTACGGGAGTAAATGTAGTAACCATTACGGTAACCGATCAGGCGGGTAACGAAACCAGCTGTGATGTAAACTTTACAGTAGTTGACAACACCGATCCGGTAATCACCTCATGTGCAACAGCTGAGTCTGCACATGCCGATGGCAGTTGTGAAGCGTTGGTCCCTGACTTTACAGGAGATGTTACTGCAAGTGATAATTGTACTGAACCGTTGGAAATCTGGTTATCACGCAATCTCCAGCAGCAGGCACTACAGTAACTACGGGAGTAAATGTAGTAACCATTACGGTAACTGATCAGGCGGGTAACGAAACCAGCTGTGATGTAAACTTTACAGTAGTTGACAACACCGATCCGGTAATCACCTCATGTGCAACAGCTGAGTCCGCAGATGCTGATGGCAGTTGTGAAGCGTTGGTCCCTGACTTTACAGGAGATGTTACTGCAAGTGATAATTGTACAACCGTTGGAAATCTGGTTATCACGCAATCTCCAGCAGCAGGCACTACAGTAACTACGGGAGTAAATGTAGTAACCATTGCGGTAACTGATCAGGCGGGTAACGAAACCAGCTGTGATGTAAACTTTACAGTAGTTGACAACACCGATCCGGTAATCACCTCATGTGCAACAGCTGAGTCCGCAGATGCTGATGGCAGTTGTGAAGCGTTGGTCCCTGACTTTACAGGAGATGTTAACTGCAAGTGATTTGTACAACCGTTGGAAATCTGGTTATCACGCAATCTCCAGCAGCAGGCACTACAGTAACTACGGGAGTAAATGTAGTAACCATTACGGTAACTGATCAGGCGGGTAACGAAACCAGCTGTGATGTAAACTTTACAGTAGTTGACAACACCGATCCGGTAATCACCTCATGTGCAACAGCTGAGTCTGCAGATGCCGATGGCAGTTGTGAAGCGTTGGTCCCTGACTTTACAGGAGATGTTACTGCAAGTGATAATTGTACAACCGTTGGAAATCTGGTTATCACGCAATCTCCAGCAGCAGGCACTACAGTAACTACGGGAGTAAATGTAGTAACCATTGCGGTAACTGATCAGGCGGGTAACGAAACCAGCTGTGATGTAAACTTTACAGTAATTGACAACACCGATCCGGTAATCACCTCATGTGCAACAGCTGAGTCCGCAGATGCTGATGGCAGTTGTGAAGCGTTGGTCCCTGACTTTACAGGAGATGTTACTGCAAGTGATAATTGTACAACCGTTGGAAATCTGGTTATCACGCAATCTCCAGCAGCAGGCACTACAGTAACTACGGGAGTAAATGTAGTAACCATTACGGTAACTGATCAGGCGGGTAACGAAACCAGCTGTGATGTAAACTTTACAGTAGTTGACAACACCGATCCGGTAATCACCTCATGTGCAACAGCTGAGTCTGCAGATGCCGATGGCAGTTGTGAAGCGTTGGTCCCTGACTTTACAGGAGATGTTACTGCAAGTGATAATTGTACAACCGTTGGAAATCTGGTTATCACGCAATCTCCAGCAGCAGGCACTACAGTAACTACGGGAGTAAATGTAGTAACCATTACGGTAACTGATCAGGCGAGTAACGAAACCAGCTGTGATGTAAACTTTACAGTAGTTGACAACACCGATCCGGTAATCACCTCATGTGCAACAGCTGAGTCTGCAGATGCCGATGGCAGTTGTGAAGCGTTGGTCCCTGACTTTACAGGAGATGTTACTGCAAGTGATAATTGTACAACCGTTGGAAATCTGGTTATCACGCAATCTCCAGCAGCAGGCACTACAGTAACTACGGGAGTAAATGTAGTAACCATTACGGTAACTGATCAGGCGGGTAACGAAACCAGCTGTGATGTAAACTTTACAGTAAGTGACGTTAATCCTCCAACATTCACTTGTAATGATGTTACCGTTGAGTTAGATGAAAGTGATCAGTACGCTATTACAGATGAAGATATTACGTTAATTGTTACTGATCTGGAAGATAATTGCTCTGGCATTGACGGGGAAATATCAATCTCTCTCGACACCGAGGTATTCACATGTGCAACTCTTGGAGCGCAAACAGTTACAGTAACAGTTTCAGATGAAGCAGGAAATATAGCAACATGTGATGTGACAATCACTGTTGTTGATACCATTCCTCCAACAATTACTTGTTCTGGAGACGTTACGGCTACTATTCAATCTAACGGAACTTGCACGGGCATTGTTAGTGTTCCTTCACCAACAGTTTCAGATAACTGTGGAGTTGTCTCAGTAATAAACGACTTTAACAGTTCATCAAATGCAAGTGGAAATTATCCTGCAGGAGAAACTGTTGTAACTTGGATGGTGACTGACAACAGTGGAAATACAGAAACTTGTACGCAAACAATTAACGTGATCGCCGAACCTCAGGCGATCAATGATAGTCGATCGACTCCTGAAGACACTCCAATTACAATTGCAGTATTAGCAAACGATTTGGATTGTGATGATAATTTGGTAAATAGTTCGTTGGAGATCACCTCTGATCCAACAAATGGAGTTGTGGTTGTCAATTCAAATGGAACTGTAACGTATACGCCCAATACGAACTACAATGGATCAGATCAATTCACTTATCAGATTTGCGATGCATATGGTCAATGCGATGAGGCAACTGTTACAATTAATGTAACGCCAGTAAATGATCCACCGGTAGCCGTTGATGATCTGAATAACACCTTCGTCAATCAGGAAACAACAGGTAAAGTACTGACCAATGATTACGATATTGATGGAAATTCATTGTCAACCACGTTGCAGTCTGGTCCTTCAAACGGAACCTTGGTATTCAATACAGATGGAACTTATTCTTATACACCAAACGCTGGTTATCTT is part of the uncultured Sunxiuqinia sp. genome and harbors:
- a CDS encoding HYR domain-containing protein — protein: MVPDFTGDVTASDNCTTVGNLVITQSPAAGTTVTTGVNVVTIAVTDQAGNETSCDVNFTVVDNTDPVITSCATAESADADGSCEALVPDFTGDVNCK